The proteins below come from a single Gordonia sp. X0973 genomic window:
- a CDS encoding HNH endonuclease, with product MSWSTSHRKDRLPDGWSSLRLDILRRDGWKCQLRYRGCVSAATEVDHRNRGDDHRPENLQAACARCHATKSSREGAEQRARMRALRRRPRGRHPGRLDDG from the coding sequence GTGAGCTGGTCTACCTCCCACCGCAAAGACCGCCTTCCTGACGGTTGGTCTTCGCTGAGACTGGACATCCTCCGCAGAGACGGGTGGAAGTGCCAACTCCGCTACCGCGGCTGCGTCAGCGCAGCCACCGAAGTAGATCACCGCAACCGCGGTGATGACCACCGACCCGAGAACCTCCAAGCCGCGTGCGCTAGATGCCACGCGACGAAGTCGAGCCGGGAAGGTGCCGAACAACGAGCGCGGATGCGCGCTCTACGCAGGCGACCCCGCGGTCGCCATCCAGGCCGTCTAGACGACGGCTAG